The Methanothrix soehngenii GP6 genome has a window encoding:
- the pstA gene encoding phosphate ABC transporter permease PstA, whose amino-acid sequence MKLKPALAASVVISAFLFVSSLICLILQPELDRIKPIWEASLILCPLLILGSYLTMKGASVRTALLFILDILFCGSVFYLSYSGALNPDFIIKRPLGVGASFEYSFLLPLLVLVASLLCIKDALNIVYGYTARGREALVFLGIRMSAMLSIILLGGILFIIIYKGIWVINWEFLTSPHRRLGQAGGISTAILGSLWMVLGAMLISSPLGIGAAIYLHEYSKSERLNRLITIAVSCLNGVPSVVYGLFGLAFLVSLFGVSLISGSIILGLINIPTIILTSQEALKSVPNSLREGSMALGATKWQTIRKVVLPSAMPGILTGVIMGVAKASGETAPIMWTAVTFTASPVQMIYGVIPDLFQPVNNLNYHLLNLIYFLGAWDVEARAWGTALVLISLVLSTNLLAIVVRNYYRKKISW is encoded by the coding sequence TTGAAGCTGAAGCCTGCACTAGCAGCCTCAGTGGTCATATCAGCATTCTTATTCGTCTCTTCCCTAATCTGCCTCATCCTCCAGCCGGAACTCGATCGGATAAAACCGATTTGGGAGGCCAGTCTCATCCTCTGTCCTCTCTTAATTCTGGGCTCATATCTGACAATGAAAGGCGCCAGCGTAAGAACAGCGCTTTTGTTCATACTGGATATTCTTTTTTGCGGGTCGGTTTTCTACCTGTCCTATTCAGGCGCTCTTAATCCGGATTTTATCATTAAAAGACCGCTTGGTGTCGGGGCATCCTTCGAGTATTCATTCCTGCTTCCTCTGCTGGTCCTGGTCGCCAGCCTGCTATGCATCAAGGATGCCCTCAATATAGTTTATGGCTATACCGCCAGGGGAAGAGAGGCGCTGGTGTTTCTGGGAATCAGGATGTCGGCGATGCTCTCCATTATCCTGCTGGGCGGAATCCTGTTCATCATCATCTACAAAGGCATATGGGTCATAAACTGGGAGTTTCTGACTTCACCCCACAGGAGGTTGGGGCAGGCGGGGGGTATCAGCACTGCCATACTGGGATCCTTATGGATGGTTCTGGGGGCTATGCTCATCTCTTCTCCTCTTGGAATTGGAGCGGCCATCTACCTGCATGAGTACTCCAAGAGCGAGAGGCTCAACCGGCTGATCACCATTGCGGTGAGTTGCTTGAATGGAGTTCCCTCCGTGGTCTATGGCCTCTTCGGACTGGCATTTCTGGTGAGCCTGTTCGGAGTATCATTGATCTCCGGATCGATCATCCTGGGCCTTATAAACATCCCCACCATAATTCTGACCAGCCAGGAGGCATTAAAGAGCGTTCCCAACTCTCTGCGAGAGGGGAGTATGGCTTTAGGAGCTACGAAGTGGCAGACCATAAGAAAGGTGGTTTTGCCCTCTGCCATGCCCGGCATTCTCACCGGGGTGATCATGGGAGTGGCCAAGGCATCGGGCGAGACTGCGCCCATCATGTGGACGGCGGTTACCTTCACTGCCTCTCCAGTGCAGATGATCTATGGGGTGATCCCCGATCTATTTCAGCCGGTGAACAACTTGAACTACCATCTCCTGAACCTGATCTATTTCCTGGGGGCCTGGGATGTGGAGGCTCGGGCCTGGGGTACGGCTCTGGTGCTGATATCGCTGGTTTTAAGCACCAACCTTCTGGCCATTGTGGTGAGAAATTACTACCGCAAGAAGATCTCCTGGTAA
- a CDS encoding winged helix-turn-helix domain-containing protein yields the protein MVVAKYRPAIKIVLKLLECISKGQSKGRALKTHIIQCANLKTTSAEKYINMLKDAGYIEEKRLAWGAREVIVFELTPLGKSRYEWFKTINDELFVLNEWASE from the coding sequence ATGGTTGTTGCGAAATACAGGCCTGCAATCAAGATCGTCCTCAAGCTCCTTGAGTGCATTTCAAAGGGCCAGTCAAAAGGCCGGGCGCTGAAGACCCATATAATTCAGTGCGCCAATCTGAAGACGACTTCGGCTGAGAAGTATATCAATATGCTGAAAGATGCCGGGTATATTGAGGAAAAGAGGCTCGCATGGGGGGCAAGAGAGGTAATAGTATTTGAGCTCACTCCCCTGGGCAAATCGAGATATGAATGGTTCAAGACCATCAATGATGAGCTCTTTGTACTAAATGAATGGGCGAGCGAGTGA
- a CDS encoding glycosyltransferase: protein MKILTIVPAHNEEPTLDSCINGIRNQTIETDILVVCDNCTDKTEQLAQSLEVNTLKTINNVHKKSGALNQALDKYLLDYDLILVQDADTIIDHRLLENAVKEINKDKKLGAVCSKAGIKDIMSSKWSELLWWHLQRIEYATFDSSRIETAGSIKVVHGMAAVYRTAALQQVKNKWGRIYDENNITEDYELTICLKELGWKTTACMDMRAWTEVPVTLKELWKQRVRWFRGGIDVLRTHGINKITITEYLQHILFIILTVLNVLIIYYLSVVLISGGQLGIHPLFYLVVAIVTLDGLYRLRYAENVKTIEIVIRLAILPFSIYMMLYQAQQLWAYWLSITNAKNEW from the coding sequence ATGAAGATCCTAACGATTGTACCAGCACATAATGAGGAACCGACATTAGATTCATGCATAAATGGAATACGAAATCAAACCATCGAGACAGATATCCTAGTAGTGTGCGATAATTGTACGGATAAAACAGAACAATTGGCACAATCGCTAGAAGTAAATACGCTAAAAACTATAAACAATGTACACAAAAAGTCTGGTGCATTAAATCAAGCGTTAGATAAATACTTACTGGATTATGATTTAATTTTAGTACAGGACGCTGACACAATAATTGATCATAGATTGCTGGAAAACGCCGTAAAAGAAATAAATAAAGATAAGAAATTGGGTGCGGTTTGTTCAAAAGCAGGAATAAAAGATATCATGTCATCTAAATGGAGTGAATTGCTCTGGTGGCACCTGCAACGAATAGAATATGCGACATTTGATAGTTCAAGAATCGAAACCGCTGGATCGATAAAAGTAGTACATGGAATGGCCGCGGTTTATCGAACAGCCGCATTACAACAAGTAAAAAATAAGTGGGGCAGAATATATGATGAGAATAACATCACTGAAGACTATGAACTAACAATATGCCTAAAAGAGCTGGGGTGGAAAACAACCGCATGCATGGATATGCGGGCATGGACCGAAGTGCCGGTAACATTAAAAGAATTATGGAAACAACGAGTACGCTGGTTTAGGGGTGGGATTGATGTACTAAGGACTCACGGAATAAATAAAATAACAATAACTGAATATCTCCAACATATATTATTTATTATATTGACTGTGTTGAATGTACTAATAATATACTATCTTTCAGTTGTACTAATATCCGGTGGCCAACTAGGTATCCATCCGTTGTTCTATCTAGTAGTGGCAATTGTAACACTAGATGGATTATATAGATTACGCTATGCAGAAAATGTAAAAACAATAGAAATTGTTATACGATTAGCCATATTACCTTTTAGTATATATATGATGTTATACCAAGCACAACAACTATGGGCATATTGGTTATCAATAACAAATGCAAAAAATGAATGGTGA
- a CDS encoding sulfurtransferase — protein MSELKPAAWGGMRAPAIMLLTVALFCSSASAECYVCTFLDSLAKETITSILSSDSISEAGRANSSGQPNQDGNPAVTEDSEDMVAPSIDMLVKPSNIAGNAIILDGSDYPGSFIPGAVHISYREFVDINNTACLKNISDIARILGDAGISRTDPLVVYGECQPCGGGPSTATYVYWLLRYMGHEDIRVLNGGIDAWMEAGLPVENSSTTRPKSTYSPAFREDLYANYDYAKSGKAQIVDARSVEEFERGTIPGSINIPYDEALDGKIIRAESELEGIFSNLTKNKPVVVFTTTGTKASVIWFSLDMLGYDAKMYTYRDWQKAEREERRQLEEMNRSK, from the coding sequence ATGTCTGAGCTCAAACCGGCCGCCTGGGGTGGCATGAGAGCACCTGCAATAATGCTGTTGACAGTCGCATTATTCTGCTCATCAGCAAGCGCCGAGTGCTATGTATGCACTTTTTTAGATAGTCTGGCAAAAGAGACGATCACCAGCATCTTATCAAGTGATTCCATTTCAGAAGCCGGGAGAGCCAATTCCTCCGGCCAGCCAAATCAGGATGGAAATCCGGCTGTAACTGAGGATTCAGAGGATATGGTGGCCCCTTCAATCGACATGCTTGTAAAGCCTTCAAATATCGCTGGGAATGCTATAATACTGGATGGCAGTGATTATCCGGGTTCCTTCATACCGGGTGCAGTCCACATCTCATATCGGGAATTCGTAGATATCAACAATACCGCCTGCCTTAAGAACATCTCGGATATCGCCAGGATTCTGGGTGATGCTGGCATCTCCCGAACCGATCCTCTGGTGGTGTATGGCGAGTGCCAGCCCTGCGGGGGAGGCCCCTCCACTGCCACCTACGTCTACTGGCTGCTTCGCTACATGGGCCATGAGGATATCAGAGTGCTTAACGGTGGGATAGATGCCTGGATGGAGGCGGGATTGCCCGTGGAAAACTCATCTACAACCAGGCCTAAGAGCACCTATTCGCCCGCATTCAGAGAGGATTTGTATGCCAATTATGATTATGCAAAGAGCGGTAAGGCTCAAATAGTGGATGCTAGATCGGTGGAGGAATTCGAGCGCGGAACAATACCTGGGTCCATCAATATTCCCTATGATGAAGCCCTGGATGGAAAGATCATTCGGGCGGAGAGCGAGCTTGAGGGAATATTCAGCAACCTGACCAAGAATAAACCGGTGGTTGTGTTTACCACTACAGGGACCAAAGCCTCTGTGATATGGTTTTCTCTGGATATGCTCGGCTATGATGCCAAGATGTACACCTACAGGGACTGGCAGAAGGCTGAAAGGGAGGAGAGAAGGCAATTAGAGGAGATGAATCGATCGAAATGA
- a CDS encoding bifunctional ADP-dependent NAD(P)H-hydrate dehydratase/NAD(P)H-hydrate epimerase, with protein MRIISWEEMQALDANCLYFGLLPLQLMENAGAAIAREVVASSPGKRVAIVAGRGNNGGDAFVAARHLSGYNATVYLLGRSRDISTEEARRNWEILERLHLDLREIKDAEDLMLDECDLIVDAIFGTGVRGRVSGLEAEAIDAINRSGKKVLSVDIPSGLGTNKAVRADYVVTFHRPKPDLGERVIVADIGIPPGAELFVGPGDLGLLKKRSSESHKGDSGRILVIGGGPYTGAPALTALAALRAGADIVTVAAPARAAKTISCFSPNLIVRELSEDHLSANDLQPLQDLIAAHDVVVMGMGLGRHPDTRDAIASIIPLAEKVVIDADALLPGLPLKGLVTPHAGEFQRISGISLIDLDYKERTELVRGYAWERGVTILLKGKVDLITDGEIVRANTTGNPGMTVGGTGDVLAGIAAAFYARASALRAASAAAFVNGRAGDLVYLEKGFGMLATDVVEMIPQAMRF; from the coding sequence ATGAGAATTATATCCTGGGAAGAGATGCAGGCCCTGGACGCCAACTGCCTGTATTTCGGTCTGCTTCCTCTCCAGCTGATGGAAAATGCGGGTGCTGCCATAGCCAGAGAGGTTGTCGCATCGTCTCCGGGAAAGAGAGTCGCAATTGTGGCCGGCCGGGGCAACAATGGCGGCGATGCCTTCGTCGCTGCCCGCCATTTATCAGGCTATAATGCTACCGTTTACCTTTTGGGTCGCTCCCGCGATATATCCACTGAGGAGGCAAGGAGGAACTGGGAGATCCTGGAGCGCTTGCACTTGGATTTGCGAGAGATAAAGGATGCAGAGGACCTTATGCTCGATGAGTGCGACCTGATAGTAGATGCCATCTTTGGAACTGGGGTGAGAGGAAGGGTGTCCGGGCTGGAGGCGGAAGCAATCGATGCTATAAACCGTTCGGGAAAGAAGGTGCTATCTGTGGACATTCCCAGCGGCCTTGGGACCAATAAGGCGGTGCGGGCTGATTATGTGGTCACATTTCACCGCCCAAAGCCGGATCTGGGGGAGAGGGTTATCGTGGCAGACATCGGCATCCCTCCAGGGGCCGAGCTTTTTGTAGGGCCGGGAGATCTGGGGCTGTTGAAGAAGAGGTCTTCAGAGAGCCATAAAGGGGATAGCGGCAGGATTCTGGTCATCGGCGGCGGCCCCTATACCGGCGCTCCTGCCCTCACCGCCCTCGCCGCTCTGCGAGCGGGCGCAGATATAGTCACAGTGGCTGCGCCGGCAAGGGCGGCAAAGACCATCTCCTGCTTCTCTCCTAACCTCATAGTGAGAGAGCTTTCAGAGGATCACCTCTCCGCAAATGACCTGCAGCCTCTCCAGGATCTGATCGCCGCTCATGATGTGGTGGTCATGGGCATGGGATTGGGAAGGCATCCCGATACCCGAGATGCCATTGCCAGCATAATTCCTCTGGCTGAGAAGGTGGTCATCGATGCCGATGCCCTCCTGCCGGGCCTTCCCTTAAAGGGGCTCGTCACCCCTCATGCCGGGGAGTTTCAAAGGATCAGCGGCATATCTCTCATCGACCTGGACTATAAGGAGAGGACTGAGCTGGTGAGGGGCTATGCCTGGGAGAGGGGCGTGACCATTCTCCTCAAGGGAAAGGTCGATCTGATCACCGATGGAGAGATAGTTCGGGCCAATACCACCGGGAATCCGGGAATGACCGTTGGCGGGACAGGGGACGTGCTGGCGGGGATTGCGGCCGCCTTTTATGCCCGCGCCTCTGCCCTGCGGGCAGCGAGCGCAGCAGCCTTCGTCAATGGCAGGGCGGGCGATCTGGTCTATCTGGAGAAGGGATTCGGCATGCTGGCCACCGATGTGGTGGAGATGATCCCTCAGGCCATGAGGTTTTAG
- the moaC gene encoding cyclic pyranopterin monophosphate synthase MoaC → MVDITSKSLVYRKATATGSIRLKESTLQAIRCGEIKKGDPLATARLAAILAVKETPRLIPLCHPIPITGLVVGLELEVMRIRATVTVTSVGRTGVEMEALTGVSVALLNIWDMVKYLEKDETGNYPETEIEEIRVLEKVKGE, encoded by the coding sequence ATGGTGGATATCACCTCTAAGTCTCTGGTCTATAGAAAGGCCACTGCTACTGGATCTATAAGGCTGAAGGAGTCCACTCTCCAGGCTATTAGATGTGGAGAGATAAAGAAGGGCGATCCACTGGCTACCGCCAGGCTGGCGGCCATACTGGCAGTGAAGGAGACTCCTCGTTTGATTCCTCTCTGCCACCCCATTCCCATAACCGGCCTGGTGGTTGGCCTTGAGCTGGAGGTGATGAGGATCAGAGCCACAGTCACAGTGACCTCTGTTGGAAGGACGGGGGTGGAGATGGAGGCCCTCACAGGTGTGAGCGTAGCTCTGCTCAACATCTGGGATATGGTCAAGTATCTGGAGAAGGACGAGACGGGCAACTATCCCGAGACGGAAATTGAGGAGATCCGGGTGCTGGAGAAGGTGAAAGGGGAATAG
- a CDS encoding SOUL family heme-binding protein → MEDENGAFSPLFRYISGENEKGEKIEMTAPVVTTSTEKGLSMAFIMPERFDIQTIPRPTSSNVEIRVVEPRTLATIRFSGYMNEGSYRDNLERLNKTLKERGILTKGEPLLMQYNEPRTPPFYRRNEIALLVANDTVEEK, encoded by the coding sequence GTGGAGGATGAGAATGGTGCCTTCAGCCCATTGTTCAGATACATCTCCGGAGAGAACGAGAAAGGGGAGAAGATCGAGATGACTGCACCGGTGGTCACAACCAGTACCGAAAAAGGCCTGTCCATGGCTTTTATTATGCCGGAGCGCTTCGATATTCAGACCATCCCCCGGCCCACATCAAGCAATGTCGAAATCCGGGTGGTCGAGCCCCGAACCCTTGCCACCATCAGGTTCTCAGGCTACATGAATGAAGGCAGTTATAGAGATAATCTGGAGCGATTGAATAAGACCCTGAAGGAAAGGGGGATCCTGACCAAAGGAGAGCCTTTATTGATGCAGTATAACGAGCCCAGGACGCCGCCCTTCTACCGCAGAAATGAGATTGCATTGCTGGTGGCCAATGATACTGTAGAGGAGAAATAG
- a CDS encoding type II toxin-antitoxin system death-on-curing family toxin: protein MVELTAKMIIEIHDTIIQRYGGLPGILCQGTIDYLVSMINDEPDHFKKAALALHLIALHPFNDGQKKTGFQLADNILRMNGLRLSTSKEKICGVLCKIAEYNCMLDEIERRLRENTLET from the coding sequence ATGGTCGAATTAACTGCAAAGATGATCATCGAGATCCATGACACCATCATCCAGCGCTATGGAGGCTTGCCAGGCATCCTTTGCCAGGGCACCATTGATTATCTCGTCTCCATGATCAATGATGAGCCCGATCACTTCAAGAAGGCCGCTCTTGCTCTTCATCTAATAGCCCTTCATCCCTTTAACGATGGCCAGAAGAAGACTGGATTTCAGCTTGCAGACAACATTCTAAGGATGAACGGCCTTCGCTTGTCTACTAGCAAAGAAAAGATATGCGGGGTTCTCTGCAAAATAGCTGAATACAATTGCATGCTCGATGAAATCGAGAGACGGCTCCGAGAAAACACGCTGGAGACCTGA
- a CDS encoding AbrB/MazE/SpoVT family DNA-binding domain-containing protein, with the protein MEVLVKKGSIIELPNSFMVELGLSEGKKVFLNVKDGEILIKPAKDIAKRLAGSIALDDVDLIDEIVESEDWL; encoded by the coding sequence ATGGAGGTTCTTGTCAAGAAAGGCAGTATAATTGAGCTTCCTAACTCCTTTATGGTTGAGTTGGGTCTAAGCGAAGGCAAGAAAGTGTTTCTGAACGTAAAGGATGGAGAAATTCTCATCAAACCGGCCAAAGACATTGCAAAAAGGCTGGCAGGTTCAATCGCACTGGATGATGTTGATCTTATTGATGAGATTGTGGAATCCGAGGATTGGCTGTGA
- a CDS encoding type II toxin-antitoxin system VapC family toxin, which yields MISSLDSLAPQSNIFIDTNIFLYGALDYTKYRATCRAFLQNIESGTYFAATSALVLNEIIHKLILAETTKTYHLRSESEARKLIEDKSETISSLARVWKTYAVIRAYPLVIHSIDKATMDMATDLSSRYGLFISDASHLAVMKMNGISNIATNDNDFQLAEDISIYKP from the coding sequence GTGATTAGCTCTCTGGATTCGCTTGCGCCCCAATCCAATATATTTATAGATACGAACATATTTTTGTATGGTGCACTGGACTATACAAAATACCGAGCTACATGTCGTGCGTTCCTGCAAAATATTGAATCCGGCACCTATTTTGCAGCCACTTCTGCCCTAGTCTTAAACGAGATCATCCACAAGCTAATTCTAGCCGAGACTACAAAGACATATCATCTGCGAAGTGAGAGCGAAGCCAGGAAACTAATAGAAGACAAGTCGGAAACGATCTCAAGCCTTGCGAGGGTCTGGAAGACCTACGCTGTAATTAGAGCATATCCTTTGGTCATCCACAGCATCGACAAGGCTACAATGGATATGGCAACAGATCTTTCGAGCAGATATGGGCTCTTCATATCAGATGCATCTCACCTGGCTGTCATGAAGATGAACGGCATTTCCAATATAGCTACTAATGACAACGATTTTCAGCTAGCAGAAGACATTAGCATATACAAACCATAA